The sequence AGGcatgtttttaaataatacttCATGTCATTTGTgactataaaaagaaacaaacagagcttCCTCCAATGGACCTGGAAAGAGACTGCTGTACACAATGTTGTAAGAAAGATCTCGTCAGCTCCAAGCCTCCTTAGAGCACAAGGAAACCCACAATAAATACCTGTCCCAGAGCAGTCCAACTCCATAATGTCTGTCCACCTCCCCAAAGTAACTCCTAATAAACTACAAACTACACCCTTTGTACaaaggtaaacaaacaaaaaaattaaacgtCTTGAAATGAGCAGGAGCAAAGACCCAGGGCATTGTTGGTGGTCTAAAGGAACAGAAATGTTCAGGTAATCCTTTCTGTGCTGGACAACCTCCATCTTGCCACAAAAACACCTGCATGCTTTTCTGCTCTGGATCATGCTGCTCGCCATAGATTTCCACATACCGTTCCTATGATAAGCTACACTCACTTTTAGTGACCCACAGATTTGTCAAGTTAGTATTATTTAATAAGatgtaattacattaaaaaatcatCAGGATAATGTCCAAAAGCCATGGTGCTTTCACCTTGAGAAAAGGCATTTAAATAAACCAGTAGCTACATTCCTGAAGCTCAATATGCTGACACCGTGTACAAACCAAGGAAGCCAGTGCTTTATGACTGGTCAGTGGCCTGTGTATGGAGGTgatgagagaagaggaaagcataGGATGCAAATTAATTTGACCTCTATCACTTCACAGCCTAAGCTGGACTTTGTGCTTGACTGGAAAGAGTCATTTTACCAAAGCAGTGGTGGGACTCGTCACTCTAAAACCCCTACTTGGCTATTAGCCAAGTTTGACAGGACTGCAGGGATGATTTCAGATTGCTcgagtggggagggagggggagaacaaaacaaaacaaaaaaccttaggAATGGGTAGATGATAGGACTGCCTCACTAGCCTGTCTTTGCCTGGAAGTCAGCAGACATGAGAAGGTTCATGCATGCATAGAAAATTGCCCGTTTTCCCCAAGTGTGTCAAGGGATGCAAAAACACCCTGCCTCTCCCTGCAAACCTTGCCTTTTCTCAGAGTGGGGGAAGCTGGTTGGCTCAGTGGTGAGGAGCTATCCTGGATTATCATGCTTGCTTGTGCAGAACTAATGAGGTTCCACTCTATTATTTATTATAGTTACTTTCACCAGGGAACGGCTCTTACTCCACTGCACCATCCTGGGCAGCAAAGGGCCAGGTGCCAAGGGCCGAGGCTCGGAGCTCCCCAGAGCACATGCAGCCTCCCTCAGCCCTCTCCCAGAGCAGGCCAAGCTTTGAAACCTTTTGCTTTGAGGCCTTTTGAAAACAAGGAAGAAGTTGCAGGGGAAGCAGCTCGACTCCTCCAGCCGCCGTGCAAGAACAGGCCCTCTTTGTATCCCGGGGCTCTCAgcatcctttcttccctctgccCCGACCCCCAAAACCCCCGCTCGGCTCCCGAGTCCCATCAGCCGCATCCCCGGAGGCCAcccgcgccccggcagcggcggcggctcggcgcagCCTGCGCCGGGGaccagccggggccgggccgggagagccgagccgagccgagccgagccgagagCCCCCCGCCCCTCGCCCGCGCTCACCTTGATCCTCTCCACAGCCGCCTCCAGCttcagctgctccaccagccgctGCATGGTGCCCAGGCTGCCGCTGGACGACATGCCGAGGAggacgcgccgcgccgcgccgcgccgcaagcaggcaggcaggcagcgccgctggctcggctcggctcggctcggctcggctccggcGGTGGGGACCGCCCCGGGGAGGAGCCGgactgggccgggccgggccgggccaccgCTGCCCGCACTGCCCCGGCACCGCCCCGGGACGGACGCCTCGTGGGCTTTCGGAGCCGAAAATCTGTTTGGTTAAAATGtgcggtgggggtggggagggaggaaggatgcGAATTTCCTCAGTATTtgcaaacattaagaaaaaacaaacaaacaaaacaaaaaaaccccaacccccctCTGTTTGCATGGAATTGTTGGGCTCCAGCTGTCCAGCAGCTGCTGGTGATGTTCCTGCATCGCCCTTGCACCCAGCGAGGGCAGACGGCAAGTGAACCTCAGACGCTGTTTAACTTTTCCCTAGCGACTGTGaaagtcttttccttttccttttccttttccttttccttttcctttttccttttctttttctttttttcagtcagcTGTTAGTTTGCTGACCTGTTAAAAACAGcaggaagctgaaaaaaaaaattgctgaacagAGGTCCACCTGTTCAAGTACATCTTTCAGCCTCCGCCAAAGGCTCCTCGCTGTCATTGGAAAGACTTGCAGCAAATAAAGGTATTGTTTGTCTTCTGCATATTGAGTAAGAGGCACATTTTACCTAACATACACTGTATATCTAAAAGTGTAGATATACAGCAAACAAACACCATTCCTGGGAAAATGCTGACAGGAGAAGCGATGGCGTGaggtgtttcttttctgaaattctgTTATCTTGGCATACTTTCCTGTTTTACCCACAAATATGAGTGATACCCAGTGCCATCAACATTTGCTGGCACAAACAATTCTCACTGAAGTCATAATCAAGTTTACACTGGTTATAGTATTATCACAACTCTCAGCAGCGttactcctgctttttctttttctttttctttttctttctttatacacACGCAGTGGTGTCTTGTAGACTTAATTTCAAGATAAGATAGTGCTTGGAAACTTATACCCAAAAGGCAAACCTAATTTAAAACGAAAATGAGACGTTAGGCTTGAAGTGCTTAAGTAATCTCAGCTAATGATGTGTTACTGCAGAATGACAGGCCTGTAAATAGAGACTTGCTATTTCTAGGCTTCATCAGGGAGGTGTGATTGCAGTGCGGCCCAGCAATGCTGGCTGCAGCCCATGAATTTTTGCCTATATCTGGATATTTTTGAAGGACTCACGTGGCGAGAAAAAATGGAAACTCTGACTCAAGCCTGCAGAACAGCTCATTTCCACTAATAATAAAACACCTGCAGATTTTTTGCTTCTCCATTCATTCACTATCAGGCCATAGTTTTACAAACGTAAGACTTCACTGCCACTGAAAGACAGGTCTGCCCTCCCAGTGACTGCACCTTCTACTGCGCGAATTTGTTGCTGTACAGAATCCGGTAAGGAAGTTAATCTTGACTGAAACTAAACcaaacaaaaaggggaaaaaaatatatatatttttttgccagCTATTTGCACAACCCAGTCTACCACACAAATACTTTGCTCAAGAGGGAGGACACAGCACTGAATGAAGCACTAGGGCAAGCAAGAGGGGTAGAATTAGCTCAGTGTTTGTGAAACTGTGGCACCAGATGTGGATGCTCTTTTGTCTAGAAAAAAGCAGACACTGCATGTAACTGCTTTACGTAATAAGCAACAGTTTTATTGTTCTTATCCTTACTCCCCTGCTATCTCTCACAGCAGCTGGTTTTGCTCACCGTTCTTTTGGGAGGCAGAATGTGTTTTGGGAGATGAAGAAGCAATACACGCAAACTGTGAAGGCGCATCTCACATATAAACATCTTTGTAGCATCCCTGCTGAAGCCATCAGTAGCAGTGTCCAAAATATTACTTCATGAAAACAAGCATAGCTCATTCTAAATACCTTCTTTACCAATTAAGTTTTAGGTATGAATTGACctttaaatacaaaatgaattAGGTTCATAGCTAACCTGCAcagcagaagagaggaaggaacagatctagcaggttttttttaattttacagattCACGAAGTTAACCACTTAGCCTAACAGCCCTAATATACTTTTGAGTAcatatttattgttatttaaaatcagaaaattgaGATGACATTCCAAGAATTAGTGAAAGCTAAACTAGCAGAAAGAGCGACAGAGAGCTGTAATTCCTTCTCCTATAATTCCTATAACAATAGGGTACCGTCACAGGATCGGAAACGTCTTGATTCAAAAAATAGTAAGTAATTTAAAACTTCTAGTTATTATGGGCTTTGGCTGGAGTAGCTGATTGAATCAGCTGATTCAATCTGCTGATTGAAGAGATTATTTCTCAGACTCTGCCTTAATAGACGTTTGGCTAACCTAGCACTGTTTTTAGTGGGAATACTTTTGTGGAATTTGTTTTTACAGATGTGATAAATGATGGAAGCAGCCCAAGCTCGCTACACACCCCACCCACCCCCTCCCTCCTCAGTAAAATATGAGATATGGTAACAGAATCCCTGTTAGCAGCAAATTGTGGAAACTATGACCTGGCTTGAGTTATAGATGAAAGCAGAGGGTGCTGCTCCACAATATTTCATCCAGGTACTCCAAGATCTGATCCGTTTAGAAGAATCAACAGGGATATAAACATAATAAAGAATACTTCAGatttagcattaaaaacaaattcaagatTTATATTATAATAAACTTTTATTTACATAAGGCATCAAAATTGCCCTTTTAAACAAAAGGGTCATTTTCCCCTTTACCAATACTTTGGTGAAAGAAATGTCACATTTAGTAGACTAATGTTTACTGGTACACTTGTTTCGAACAAGTAGGTACAATCCAACGTACAAGATTAAAAACCACACGCAAAAGATTTAAGCATACTACTTCATGTATCACTCTGTAGAACAAAGAATTAAGGCTTGTTTGCATCACAATGATGATCTGTCATGCATCATTTATTCCCACaaagaataaaattcaaatttcCAACTGGACCAGGGATAGTAGAAGAAAGAGTCAGGCATAATCCCCATATTGCAGTCTACATCAAAAAAACAATTTGCCATTTCAGAACTTAAGTTGAAAagtagggaaaaagagagaagaggaaggcagaaaaTGGTCCTTGCTTCAGAGTCCTTTTGAGCATTTCCAAATTGCCAGTGTCCATTTGCAGAAACACTTCATTTCACAGGTTGATCTAGAAACACTCTGGGAAAGATGAAAGTTATGGTTCTATTGATCAGGAATATGAAATACATAGaggaaaatacattatttgaaaCAGTGAATTCCACATCATAGATCCACTCTGAAATCCCCAAGTAAGTGGAATATATACATTGAGCTAAGTCTGTTTAATAGATTTGACTTATAAAAATGGTAAACTTGTACTATTTTTCAGCCTGATTGTAATAATTCCTGAGTTTTAGATCACTGCTGAGCCACAGCAGATAAAACTCTGAATGATGTAGTGAAAAAGTTTTGCAAGTCAGTTTCAACATTAGCATAGATTTGTGCATCAGCTTTTAGTCATCAATAAAAGTTAGTCTTCCAGGTCCTTCATTTCTCATCCACCTCCGGTATCTTTTCCATCGGGGATCCATGGCCATCTTCTTCTTCAACTCTTCCTCTTGTTCCTGTTTATAGACCTGATAAACAGACAGAAGTTTCAAATAAGGCTCACGAAACAAGTTAAGTCAACCTGGAAGTGGCTGCAACAGTTGATAGTTATTTGCCAGCTTATTGATTTTAAGGAAGACTGAATCACAGCACGGTGGACAGAGCTTGACTAACATGCAGTGGAAGAGTACCTTCAGCCAAGGAGCCTTGATCTGCAGCCGAGATACTTTAAAATTTTCTTGCTGACTGTAGAACTACATCATTGTAAGATTGCACTGCAAGCACTGAAACTTGTTCACTAAAGAATTAGATGCTCGTGCAGTCAAGGAAAcaaagtttacattaaaaaaagcagtatcaCTCAAAGCTGAATGAGTCCTTTTCAGTACAGGTACCATTCAATGCACTTGTTTAACTTTATGCATTAGTTGTTTTCCCATTTCAAAGCCATTCTAATATTATTTATCTACTCTGCTACGGCTATTTTATTCCTTACTTAGTTTCTCAACTAAGTTGATACAGCCATCAACTTAAGTATTGGTATTATCAAATGATAAATAATTACTTCAGGAAATTGTATCATTGCTGATAATTACAGATTTCAATACAATCTAAAAATGCAACAGTATCTACATTTTTATTCTGGAAGGAAGTTTGCAGATAGAGTCAACGTAAATCTCAACATGATACAGGTTTACGATGTCTCAGTATCATTTGAACCCTCCCTGTAAGGGAATTAAGTTTAAGATTCCGCCATGCAggaaagagatatttttaaatattatagatAACTGTATGTAATCAATGTTCAGCTGTCAAATAAACATACAAGTATTAGGGaagtagcagaagaaaaacataaaacagtCTATTACTGTAGAACTACACGATGTGTCTGTGTACTGAATTGTTGGTCTTCCCCATCCCCAAAAGATTATTGAAAACAGAACAACACAGACAGGCAACTGTAATGATCAAAGGTAGAGAGAAGCTTTTGTATGACAAAAAAAACTAAGTAAACTTTTCAGCCAAGAAAATACGTGACTAAATATCACAGAAGGATATGGTAGCACTCTGGAAGAGCAAAGGTAGCAtgagaaaagagaatgaagaatgattattctctttttcttttaatataaaaaccaGGCAGTGTCTCAGTGGCttcaaaaagctgttttctacATGTATTTTTGAACTTATCATTAGATAACACAGTAGATACTCAAAGTTTTTAGGGGTTCAAATAGCAATCAGATATGCTTATTAAAAAATTCATTAAGGCAATTATCTAGGAAGATACCATTTCCTGTTCAGCAAGTCCCAAAGCTACAGATTACACTGGATAAGTATCGCTATATAGGTGCCATATTCCTACATTCTTCACTCAAAATCAGCTGCTGGCCACCAAAGGACATGACTTTGGGCTAAACAGACCTCACCTCTAGCAAATACAGCTCTTTTATACTCTGTGATCAAAACCATACTAATCAGAAACAGCGTGGATCCCAAAACCACACTAATTTCTTCTCTACAACAACAGAATATtcactttgcctttctttttccatctgacATCTGCTTTGACTGGTAACATTACTACAACTTTGGACTTCTATTTTGTCTTCCAGAAAACCCATCATAACTCAATATGCATATTTACCTGTTGGCTAATCCTCCACCTACATTATCAACTTTACTTTTCTCCCCTTTAAGTTTCTGAAGCCATCCACctcttcctgtttttaaaagatgtaCTCTCTCGTTTGCTGCTCTCCAACAGCTGAATAGACAGTTCTGCCACCCGCGCTGTTCCTTCTCCCTGAGCATGCCAAGCAGCAGCAATGTGGCCTCTTCCCCTTAAGAACAACATCCCTACATCTTGGCGATTAGGTAACAGAGTATGCCTTATGGTATTCCATGTACCATTTTTACTTGAGTAAGCACACAGCACAGCAAGAACAGTCCCTGAATCACTGAAGGCAGACAACTGTCAAAACATTAGCAAGTTAGGAATTAATGGTTCAGGACACAGAGAAAATAGGAGGTTCAGATGATCTGGGTAAGCCTGACCATGATTTAATACTGTTTCGCGTATCCACGTTCTGCACCCTGCTGTAATTCCTTGTCTTACCACAACGTCACAAGACGGTCTTTGGTCAGATTCAATTCAATCTTGTATCCGCAGATCCCCTAACAACTATGTGTGGATGACCCCGGCCAAGCAAATCCTTTCTTATACACTCAGACAGGGCCAGGAGTTGCTGCCTAGCAGTAAGCGAGCGTAAGATGTTGAAGAGAAACTGAGGAGCGTTCTCTAACAGTCTTCTATTTAGTCAGTAATTGCTAGAAATGAAGCAGTGACTCCCAGATTGCTGTCTGGTGTGCAAAGGTGTCCAGACACCTTGTCTTAGTCTGAGAAGACTGGATAATTAATGTTAGTTTCTCATCACAGCTACCCACCTCATAGTTTTCTCGTATCCATAGCTGCCGTTCAAGAAAGGTCTCCTTTTGATGATCTTCTAGGCTGTCAAACTGAGACTGCGACATTTTCATATATCTCCGTATGATATAAAGCTTCTCTTCCACACCGTATTCCTGCCCTTTAATAGTGAAACAATAAATCCACCAACAGTACCAAACTATGTATTTGCACAAGTAAAAAGGAGCAAGAAGGATCTGAAATAGAAGGATATCATATATCTTGGGCTTCTGATAACCGCCTtttatatctattttatttttgataatgTCTTTgatgatttcttcctcttcttcacgGATTTCTTCTTTAGACCGcctgtttttgcctttttctttagtCCTGTTGAGTAAACCTTGTTGCCTGGCAATCTCAGTAGCTTGTATGCGATATTTTGGCACTGTCGCTAGGTAGTTGATAGCTTCATTATAACTACTCCACCAGCTGAAGAACTGTAATataagaacagtaaaaaaatcatgttttttctATACATACGTGCTTTATTCTTATTTGGGGCTTTggcagaaaaacaacaacaaaaaaaaacgtGCTCTATTATATAGCCACCAATTATATTACAGCAAGGGCAAAAAATGAAGGTAACAGTTATAACTTCTGTAGTATTAGAGAAGCTATAGTTACAGTTGTTCCTCCAAACTTAGTAAGGCACATGTGGAGACTGCTATTTGATATATATGGCCATTTCCCAATGTATAGTGACTAAACACACTGTTCAAGCTGTTTTTGTTCACTAGGAAATGGTTATTCCCTACTACTCTAAAAGAAGCTTATGCTAGGCTATGCCAGCCATTCTCTAAAGTCCACTTGGATTTGCAAACAAAGTAGCCAGCATTTCAAGCAATGCAATATGGAGGATAAAAAACTCTCACACTGCGATCAGCAGCAGGTGGTAAGATGTTTGTCTGCATTCTTTACCTCCCAACAACCCACCAAAAAATGAACCATCTGTACCACAGAATAATATACTGTTTCTACACCTCTTAAATACCAAGTTCTGTTTTATATAAGGAAGTTTTGAATGAATACATTTAATGGATGCTTAAGGAAAGGTTTGTACAATTTCCTCCAGTTAAATAACTGTCAGTAACATGACAAGTGTTCTCATCAAAACATCAGTTGCTTCTTGAACTTGTAAATACCATCTTCAGAGTGAAGCGCATTGAGCCAAATTCAGTTGTTCTCACTGTGatctttaaaataaactacaTTGTAAGATACACACATTAGCAAACCACAACCCTGATATTCAGCTCTATGATTTGAATTTAGTTTTGAATATAGTTTTAAATTTTtgttcggggaggggggggggaagacgtgCAGCTTGAAAAACTGACTGACACCAATTTAAAGCTTTAATCTTGACTGTGCTCAGGAACAGACTATTCACAGCCTGACACTCAGAACTAAGTTATTTCTTTAGGAGTGCAGGAGCTTTCTGTTTGCAGTATTTTAGCACCAAAGGAACCAGTTATAAAATCTCTACCTTTGTCCAATATACCAAGGTCAAAAATCTGTTCAGGACATCCTGACTTCAGATTTGTTGTGGATACCGCACAGAAGTTTACCATAGCAGATATAAAAAGGTCCCGTCCCGCACTGATGTTGTTCAAAAACTGGCAGGTTACAAGATTTGTGCTTACTTCTCGTGCAGTTCAGAAAGTCATTCAGCAATGTCACATCAGATGAAGAGTTTTACCTGAAACACAGAGATGGCACACACCGTAACTAGAATCACTATTCTGACGTCCACTTTTGGGGCCAACCTCCTGCTGTAGTAGTGGTAATAATGCCTGTAATACTCTTCAGGATGATCCAACATGTAGTCATAATCTTTACGTGTTTCTTCATCCTGCAGGATGAGAGATGGAAAGGGTTTAGATGCAAGGGTTTAGATTCATATTTTCCCTTACTGAGCTATATCTATGATTTACATCTCATTAATATGACCAAGCTGTTATAAACTTTGCAACAGCTTGATTTAAGTGACATATATCAAAAACATGCAGTAACACAACAAGAGTTTTAAAGTGGGATAGCAACCTGATCTAGGTTGACCCGAGGGtcagagggttggactagagacctatggaagtcccttccaacctaaacgatccTGTGGCATACAGAGGAAATTCTTCGGTCCTTTTCTTGTATTCTGG comes from Struthio camelus isolate bStrCam1 chromosome Z, bStrCam1.hap1, whole genome shotgun sequence and encodes:
- the DNAJC25 gene encoding dnaJ homolog subfamily C member 25 translates to MAAAVAGGGRCAGRRGSRRWVLCVWLAVALLPRPARGLTEGLYCGRRVCYDVLGVSREASKAEIARAYRQLARKYHPDRYRGEAAAGGDPPEAAHEKFLLIATAYETLKDEETRKDYDYMLDHPEEYYRHYYHYYSRRLAPKVDVRIVILVTVCAISVFQFFSWWSSYNEAINYLATVPKYRIQATEIARQQGLLNRTKEKGKNRRSKEEIREEEEEIIKDIIKNKIDIKGGYQKPKIYDILLFQILLAPFYLCKYIVWYCWWIYCFTIKGQEYGVEEKLYIIRRYMKMSQSQFDSLEDHQKETFLERQLWIRENYEVYKQEQEEELKKKMAMDPRWKRYRRWMRNEGPGRLTFIDD